CTTCGTCGCCGTGGACCGTGCCGGATGGCCCGGTGTCCGAAAGTGGCCGGAATTTCCCTGGATCAGTTTCATGGCTTGCATGCCGTGGGCAAGGTCGTTCAAGATCGGCACAAGGTAGGGGCTGCCAGAACGGACGGCACGACTGATCGCCGCACCCGGAGGCTGTCACGCTAGGGTCACGCGAGTGAGATACGCCTTGAGCGTAATGTCATGGGATCGTAACAGGCGAACGGGTGGATCATGTCGGATACCTTGATCAGTTACACGCATGTCCTGTCGATCATCGGTGACATCCTGCGAATCCGGCTGCCGGAGCGCGAGGGGGTGGGAACCGAGCGGCCGGCCTATGGCGACCTCGCCGAGGTGCGCGATGTCGACGGCCGGGCGCGACTGGCCAAGGTCGTGAAACTCGCCGACGGCGAGGCCTCGCTGCAGGTCTTTTCCGGGTCGAAGGGCATTTCCACCCGCGCTACCGTCCGGTTTCTCGGCCATCCGCCGCAGGTCGCCTTTTCCGACAACATTCTGGGTCGCGTCTTCGGTGGCGAGGGCACGCCCATCGACGGCGGACCGTCGCTGGAGATGGATGGACGGATCGAGATTGGCGGCCCCTCGGCCAACCCGGTGCGGCGGCGCCTCGCGTCCAGAATGATCCGTACCGGCGTGCCGATGATCGACGTGTTCAATTCGCTGGTCGAAAGCCAGAAGATCCCGATCTTTTCGGTCTCCGGCGAACCCTTCAACCAGCTCCTCGCGCGGATCGGGATCCAGGCCGATGCCGATATCGTCGTCTTCGGCGGGCTCGGGCTGCTGTTCGACGACTACTGGCGCTTCCGCCGCACCTTCGAGGACGCAGGCGTCTTTTCGCGCACGGTGATGTTCGTCAACCAGGCCTCGGATCCGATGGTCGAGCGGATTCTCATCCCGGACATGGCCCTGGCGGTGGCCGAACGCTTCGCCGTCGAGGAAAAGAAGCGGGTGCTGGTCCTGATGACCGACATGACCGCCTATGCCGACGCGCTGAAGGAGGTCGGCATCTCGATGGACCGAGTGCCGTCGAACCGCGGCTACCTGGGCGATCTCTACAGCCAGATGGCGCGACGTTACGAAAAGGCCGCCGATTTCGAGGGCGCTGGATCGGTGACGATCCTGACGGTGACGACCATGCCGGGAGGTGACGTGACCCACCCGGTGCCGGACAATACCGGCTACATCACAGAGGGCCAGTTCTATCTGCATGACGGGGTGATCGACCCGTTCGGGTCGCTGTCGCGGCTCAAGCAGCACGTCATCGGCAAGGAAACGCGCGAGGATCACAGCGCGGTCATGAACACGATGATCCGTTTCTATTCCGAGGCCCGCGACGCCCAGCAGAAGCAGGCGATGGCCTTCGACCTGTCCGGCTACGACCAGCAGTTGCTGAAATTCGGCGCGCTGTTCCGCAGCCGCTTCATGGATATCGACGTCGTCATGCCGCTGGACGAGGCGCTCGACCTGGGCTGGCAGACCATGGCGGAATGTTTTGCGTCCGAGCAGTTGCTGATGAAGCAGACGCTGGTCGACAAGTATTTCCCGAAGACAGCGGGAGCGGCCTGAACCATGCCCCGGCTAACGCTCAACAAGGCCCAGCTGGCGAAGGAGAAGTCGGCGCTGGCCATGTACCGCCGTTACCTGCCCTCGCTGGACCTGAAGCGGCGGCAGCTGATGGCCGAACGCAAGCGCACCGAGGAGCGGATCGCCGCACTGCGCCGGGAAGAGGCCGAGCGCGTGGACGGTATCGGTGCCGCGATCCCGATGCTCGCCGATCGGGGCATCGACTTGTCGGGACTGGCGACGCTGAAATTCGTGCGGCTCGGCGAACGCAATGTCGCCGGCCAGCGCGTGCCGGTGGTCGAGGAGATCGAGGTCGAGGTTGCCCCCTATGGCCGCCTTGGTCGGCCCCACTGGGTCGACCTGACCGCCGAGCGCCTGAGGGATGTGCTGCGGCTGCGGGTCGAGGCGCGCGTCGCGGAACGTGAAATCGAACTGCTCGATGCGGCGCTGGCAAAGGTTACCCAACGTATTAACCTGTTCGAGAAGGTGCTGATCCCACGGACCCGCGCGAATATCCGGCGCTTGGGCATCGTTCTGGGCGACATGGAACGTTCCGCCGTGGTCAACGCCAAGATCGGCAAGCGAAAGCGCGAAGCGGCGGGACCATGACGATCGAACCGATGAAACGCGCAACCCTGTGCGGGCTTGCCCGCGAGAAGGACGAGATGCTGGCTGCGCTGCAGGGGCTGGGATGCCTGCATCTCGTGCCGCTGCGCGATCCCGCTCCGCTCGATGCCCCTGATGCCGCCGCCCGGCGCCGCACAGCCGCGGCCTGGCGCCACCTGGAAACTGCGCCGCGGCGGAGACGACCCTGGCCTGTGGACAAGACGGTCGATTTCGACGCGACGATCGATGCGGCGCTGGCCAACAAGGAGCGGCTGCGCAAGGCCCATGACCTGCGCGATGCGCTGACCCGGCGGATCGACGATCTCGAGGCGTTCGGGGATTTCGAACTGCCGCCCGAACCGGCGCTGCGCGGCCGCAAGCTGTGGTTCTACATCCTGCCGGTCAAGGAACGCCGCGCGCTCGACGCGCTTGACCTGCCCTGGGCGGTGGTGGCGCGGGAACAGGCCAAGCTCTACGTCGCGGTGATCTCGACCACCGAACCGCCGCCCGACCTGCTACCGGTGCCCCGGGTCCATACCGGGTCGCGAGCGCTGTCGTCGCTTTACGGCGCACTAGAGGCGGCGGAGATCGAGATCGAGCAGGCCGAGGCGGAACGGGAGGAACTGACGCGTAGCCGCCTGATCCTCGGCGTGCGGCTAGCCGCGGGCGAGGACGAGGACGACCGCCGCGCGGCATCCGGGATGACGCTGGACGAGACGCGGTTCTTCGCGGTGCAGGGCTGGGCCCCGGCTGCCGCCGCGCAGGAACTGGGCGAACTGGCCGCCGCTCACGGTCTGGCGCTGCGTCTGGAGGATCCCGATCCGGACGACCGGCCCCCCACGCTTCTGAAGAATCCCGGCCGCTTCGAGGAGGTCGGCGCGCTGACCTCGTTCTACATGACGCCCGATTACCGCGCCTGGGACCCAAGCCTGATCGTCTTCGCCTCCTTCGCGTTGTTCTTCTCGATGATCCTGGCGGATGCGGGCTATGCGGCGGTGCTGGCCGCGCTGGTCTGGCTCTTCCGCCGCAAGATCGGCTCGGGCGAAGCCGGCCGGCGGCTGCGGTTCATGCTGTTCGTCGTACTGGGGACCGCCTTCGCTTACGGCGTCGCCGCCGGCAGCTATTTCGGCGTCGAGCCGCGCGAAGGCGGGATCCTGAATCGCATCGCCTTTATCGACGTCAACGATTTCGAGACGATGATGCGGGTTTCGGTGCTGATCGGGGTGCTGCATGTCTGCATCGCCAATGGTGAGGTTGCCTGGCGCCGGCGCGGCGGTCCCGAGATTGTCGTCCGCCTCGGCTGGATGGCGCTGACGATCGGCGGCCTGCTTTTGTGGCTGGGCGCGTCGGCCATCGGCGCCGTGCTGGCGGTCGGAGGGCTGGCGGCGGTGTTCCTGGCCAGCGCGGCGCAGCGCCCGATCGTCAGGCCCAGGGACTGGATCATGCGGCTGGCCGACGGCGCCCTGTCGCTGACCGACGTCACCAAGCTCTTCGGCGACGTGCTGAGCTACATGCGCCTGTTTGCCCTGGGGCTGGCCAGCGCGTCGCTGGCCGCGACCTTCAACAACCTGGCCGGGGAACTGGCCGAGAACGTCGCCGGGATCGGTGTCTTCCTGGCGCTGATCGTCCTGGTCTTCGGCCATGTGGTGAACCTTGCGCTCGGCATCCTGAGCGGGGTGGTCCACGGGCTTCGGCTCAACTTCATCGAGTTCTTTGGGTGGGGCCTCTCGGACGAGGGCTATCCGTTCAAGGCATTTGCACGAAAGGAACGAACGTCATGAACGAACTCGTGATCGCGCTCGGCTGGATCGGCATATTCGGCCCCATGGCCCTCGGCGCGGTCGGCAGCATCATCGGTTGTGCCGTCGCGGGACAGGCCGCCATCGGCGCGATGCTGGAAACCGACGGCGGCTATGGCCGCTTCGTCGGGATCTCCGCCATGCCGTCCTCGCAGATCATCTTCGGCATCGTCATCATGTTCTCGCTGAACCAGGAGGTGACGGCGACGAATGGCGGCGGGCTGTTCGCCATCGGCTTTCTCGCCGGGATCACGCTGATGATGAGCGGGGTCTGGCAGGGGCGCGCCTGTGCCTCGGCCATCGCCGCGGCGAAGGACAAGCCCGAGATCTTCGGCCTGTCGCTGGCCCCGGCCGCGATCGTCGAGGGCTTCGCCGTCTTCGCCTTCGTCTTCGCGCTGGTGCTGGCCGGCTCACTTCCGGGTTGAGGGGGACGCAAGTTGGCAGACGCGCATACCACCGCACCCGCCGCCGGCATCAAGGAACTGATCGAGCGACTCCGGCAGGAAGGCGTCGAGGAGGGCGAGGCCAAGGCCGCCCAACTGGTCAGCGAGGCCGAGACCCGCGCCCGCCAGATCCTGGGCAAGGCCGAAGCCGAGGCGAAATCGGTCCGCGACGCGGCCCGGGCCGAGGCCGAGCGCACCCGTCAGGGCGGCGAAGAAGCGCTGCGCGCGGCGATGCGTGACACGGTCCTGAAGCTCAAGGACACGCTCAGCCGGCAATTCTCGGAACAGGTCAGCGGGACGGTGTCTCGGCTGGCCCGCGACGACGAGGTGCTCAAGCGGATGATCCTGGCCGTCGCGGCCCGGTCCCGCGAGGATGCCGGAGTCGATGATGCCGCGGTGCTGGATGTCGTGCTGCCGCGCTCGACCGTGGGTCTCGATGAATTGCGGCGCAAACCGGAAGAGCTGAAGGAGGGGTCGCTGACCCATTTCGTTGCCGCCGCGGCCGCCGAGATGCTGCGCGACGGCGTCACCTTCGAGCGCGCCGGTGACGACGCGGACGGGATCCGCCTGGTGCTGAAGGACGAGGGGCTGGTGGTCGATCTGACCGACCGCGCGGTGGCGGACATGATCCTGCGGCATCTGCAGCCGCGGTTCCGCGCGCTTCTCGAAGGCGTCGTGAGTTGAGACCGTGAACGGTGAATACGTCACCCTGATGGCCAGCCTGCCGGCGCTCGGGCCGATGCTGGCCGCCAAGCACTCGCCGATCAATCGCGACCGCCTGACGGGGCGACTGCGCATGCTGCGCCCGGAACACCAGGCGGAGATTGCGGTGGCGGCGGAACTGCTGGACTGGTCGCGGATCGCTCTGCGCGAGGACGACGCCGAGCTGGTCCGCAAGGCCCATAGGATCGTGCCCGCAATGAGCAGCGTCCCCTTGGCCGAACTGGTCCGCGGCCGGATGGAAATGCGCACGCTGGTCTCGGCGTTGCGCCGCCGCCACGCGGGCGAGGACGCCCCGCCTGTCGACGCGCTGTGGGGCTATGGCCGCTACGTGACCCGGATCCGCACCAATTGGGGCCAGCCGGGATTCGGCGTGACGGCCGCCTTTCCCTGGGTGCTGCAGGCCCGCGACCGGCTGGCCAAGGGTGACGCGACCGGGCTCGAACGGATCCTGTTGGAAGAGGCCTGGCGCATGTCCTCGTGGTGCGCAGTCGGCCATGATTTCGATTTCGAGGCGGTGGCGCTGTATATCGTACGCTGGAACCTGCTTGACCGCTGGACCAGGTATGACGCCCAGACGGCGGCGGCCCGCTTTGCCGAACTGGTGGACGAGGCCCTTGCCGCCGCACCGGAAACCCTGACGGAGACCCTGACATGACCGGCGATTCCCCCAGCAACGGCCCGACGGCCCGGATTTCCGCCGTGCAGGAAGACATCGTGCGGCTGCGGCTGACCGACCCGGAGACCCAGGCCATGGTCAAGAACGAGGTCGTCTATGTCCGCCCCGCGCGCAACCCGGACGAGCGGCTCAAGGCCGAGGTCCTCCGCATCAGCGGCGACCAGGCCGATGCGCAGGTCTACGAAAGCACCGGCGGGATCGAGCTGGGCGACGGGGTCGAGCAGAGCGGGCGGCTCCTGTCGGTGTCGTTGGGCCCCGGGCTGCTGGGGCAGGTCTATGACGGCCTGCAGAACCCGCTGGAACCCCTGGCGGTGGCCCATGGCACCTTCCTGCCGCGCGGTATCGAACTGCCCGGTCTGGACAGTACGGCCAAATGGGCGTTCTCGCCCAGCCGCCGCATCGGCGAGAAGGTGACGGGGGGCGACACGCTGGGCACGGTGCCCGAGGGCGTCATTCAGCACAAGATCATGGTCCCCTTCGACATCGACGAGGAGGTCGAGCTGACCTGGCTGCGCGGCGGCAGCGTGACGGTCGAGGATCCGGTCGCGCGGCTGCGGGACGCGGCTGGCGTCGAACGCACGGTCACGCTTAGACAGGACTGGCCGGTGCGCCTGTCGCTGCCGCGCCGCCTGATCGAGAGCAAGCGCTCGGAACGGCTCTATCCCGACACACCGATGATCACGAGCCAGCGGCTGATCGACACGTTCTTCCCGATCGCGCAGGGCGGCACCGCCTGCATCCCCGGCCCCTTCGGCGCCGGCAAGACGGTGCTGCAGAACCTGATCTCGCGCCATGCCGACGTGGATGTGGTGATCGTGGTCGCCTGCGGCGAACGCGCCGGCGAGGTCGTCGAGACGATCACCGAGTTTCCCCGGCTCCGCGACCCGCGCACCGGGGGCTCGCTGATGGACCGCACGGTGATCATCTGCAACACGTCGTCGATGCCGGTGGCCTCGCGCGAAGCCTCGATCTACACTGGGCTGACGATCGGCGAATACTACCGCCAGATGGGGCTGAGGACGCTGCTGATCGCGGATTCGACCTCCCGCTGGGCGCAGGCGATGCGCGAAACCTCGGGTCGGCTGGAAGAGATCCCCGGCGAAGAGGGCTTTCCCGCCTATCTTGACAGCTCCATCAAGGGTGTCTACGAGCGCGCCGGGCTGATCCGCACCAATGACGGCTCGACCGGCGCGCTGACCATGATCGGCACGGTTTCCCCGGCCGGCGGCAACTTCGAGGAACCGGTGACCCAGTCGACGCTGTCGGCGGTGAAGTGCTTCCTGGGCCTGTCCGCCGACCGCGCCTACAAGCGGTTCTATCCGGCCGTGGACCCGCTCCTGTCGTGGTCGCGCTACCGCGAACAGCTGGCACCGTGGTTCGCGGAGCAGATGGGACCCGACTGGGGCGCGCGCGTCCAGGCGATGGAAACCCTGCTGTCGCGCGGCGAGGACATCGCCCAGATGATGCAGGTGACCGGCGAGGACGGGGTGACGCTGGACGATTTCGTCACCTACCAGGCGGCATTGTTCCTCGACATGGTGTTCCTGCAGCAGGACGCCTTCGACGAGGTCGATTCCTCGGTGCCGCTGGCCCGCCAGAAGGCGCAGTTCGACGGTGTCCACGCCGCGGTGACGCGCAGCTACGCCTTTGCCGACAAGGCCGCCGTGCGAGATTACTTCACCAGGCTGACCGGGCTGTACAAGAACCTGAACTACGCCGCGCAGGGATCGCAGGACGAAGAACGCCTGCTGGACGAAATCGCCGCGCTGGACCGCACGGTTCCCATTTTCGCGCACGGCGCTGATTCTGAGGCCGCGGCCCCTTGACCGCGTCGTGGGCCGGCTCCCGGCCTGACGCTCAAGGTGCTTTTTTGTCTTCCACTTCGCCAGACGGCGTTGTCACGCTATTCGGCTCTGTTTCACAAATCAGCTGATGGCGGAGGTTCCCCTTTCGCCGGACAGAGTCATCCCACAGCTTCGGTGACGGGTATGCCGAGCGCTGTGACGGCGTTCAGGATAGCGACGCGGACTTGGAACTCGGCAACCTGACGGTCGAAATCCCGAGCGGCCAGACGTTGGCCCAGCAGTTTGACACAATGCGTCTTAGTCTCGACGCGGCTCCGGCGGTGATAGCCGCTCCATCGTCGCCAGATAGTTCGACCGAAGCGTTTCGACGCGCGAAGCGCCTCGTTCCGCGCCATCGCCCCGGGGCTATCGGGCTTCCATGGTTTGGCATTTTTACGGGGTGGTATGATGGCCGTAGCGCTGCGAGCGGCGATGGCATCATGGCACTTGCGGGTGTCGAAGGCACCGTCGGCAGTGACGCTGCCGATCTCCTGATCGGGCGGGATTTGGTCGAGAAGTTCGGGCAGCATGGGCGCGTCGCCGACATTGCTGGTTGTGAACTCTGCAGCCCGGATTTCGATGTTTTCTCGTCAATTCCAATGTGGATCTTGCGCCAGACACGGCGTTTGGTGCCACCGTGCTTTCGCGCGTTCCATTCACCTTCACCCTCGACCTTGATGCCTGTGCTGTCGATCAGCAGGTGTAACGGGCCGCCTGATCCACGGTAGGGAATGTTCACATTCAAGGTCTTCTGGCGACGGCTCAGGGTGCTGAAATTTGGTACCGCCCAGTCCAGGCCAATCAGACGCAGCAAGCTCTCGACAAATCCTGTCGTCTGCCTCAGCGCCATGCCGAAAAGCACTTTAATCGTAAGGCAGGTCTGGATGGCAACATCGCTGTAGTCGGGCTGGCGACCACGCTTTCCGGTCGGCGTCGCCTCCCAGGTCATGGCGGGATCAAACCAGATTGTCAGCGAGGTCGCAAAGCGACGCGCTTGAGCGCTTCGTTGTAGGCCGACCAGTTCCTGGTCTTGTAGGCGGGGGGATAGGTCTGCTCATGCCGTCCAGCTACCACACTGGATTCACAAGATGAATCCCTCACAGGATTTGTGCAACAGAGCCGGATGTGCCTACATGAACGCGAGAAACTGTTTGCGCGACAGCTTCTTGCGAAACACGACCTAACCTTCAACTGTCGCCCCATGCAACTGAAAGACCTGCTTGGCCAGGTCAACGCCGATGATCGAAACTTCTTTCATTGCCATATCCTTCCGATCCTATGCGGACCACATTGGCACAAGTGCCGTCAGGAGGGGCTACCCAACCCATCATCAACGCCCTTGTGTAATGCCGTCTGCAGCGGCAGCAACTCGGGAGAGTTCTGTTTCTGGGACTGCGTTTCGTACAGCGCGAATGACCGAGCCTCGCGAGGGCTGCCCGCTTTTAACGACACTCCCGCGAACCAGGAATTTTCAAGGTCTCGGAGATGGATGGGCAGAACAACGAACAAGCCTGAGCACTTCGCGCTTGATGCGTTGTGCGTGCATCCCGTTGACACTTGGTAAAGTACGCTGCAATCTTTTTTGTGTCGTGCTGCGGTTGGTTGCGGTCCGCTGAATCTACTGGATATGAATAGGCTAATATGAAGCAGCTGAGCAGAAAATGGATCTGGGTCGGTACTGTTGCCGTGGTGATTGTCGGCGCCTATCTGGCGTGGAACAAGCTCGCGAACCCGGGTCTTCCGGCTGAAATCGCGACGGGCAATGGACGCATTGAGGCTACTGAAATAGATATTTCCGCGCGTTTGGCCGGACGGATTGACGAAATCCTAGTTGAAGAGGGGGACGCTGTTCAGCGCGGCGACGTACTGGTCCATATGGACGTTGTCCAGCTAACCGCGCAAAGACGAAAGGCTGAAGCGGCCCGTCGTCGCGCGGAAATCGCCATCGAGACAGCCAACAGCCAAGTGACACAGACCGAAGCGCAGAAAGCAGCAGCCGAAGCTACTGTCGAGGAAGCGCAAGCCGTCGCCGATGCCGCTTCTGCAAGGGTTGCGCGGACGGAGCGCCTGGCGGCCACCAGCGTGTTGTCCCAGCAGGTACTGGACGATGACCGCGCCTCTGACAGGCAAGCTCAGGCCGGGCTTGCTTCGGCAAAGGCGTCTTTGGCCGCCGCAGAAGCGGCGATCGGGACGGCCAAGGCTCAGGTTGTGGATGCCGAGGCTGCGGTGGAGGCCGCGCAAGCAGAAATCGACTATGTAACAGCGCAGATTGATGACAGTACGCTTATCTCGCCCCGAAGCGGACGTATCCAGTATCGTATCGCGCAGGAGGGCGAGGTCGTTTCGGCCGGGGGACGGATTCTCAGCCTCGTGGATTTGAGGGATGTCTATATGACCTTCTTCCTGCCAACCTCGCAGGCCGGGCTGGTCAACGTTGGGTCCGAGGTGCGGCTCGCCATGGATGCGTTGCCCGGTTATGTTCTTCCTGCGAGCATTTCCTTTGTGGCGGATGTTGCGCAGTTCACGCCGAAGACCGTCGAAACCGCCGAAGAACGTGAAAAACTTATGTTCCGGGTCCGGGCGCGCATCAACCATGAGCTTCTGGAAAAATATATCCAGTATGTGAAGACCGGGTTGCCGGGGCAGGCTTATGTGCGGCTCGATCCGAATGTCGAGTGGCCTGATTTCCTGTCGAATGTCGTTGAATGACGGGGATCGCGGATCAAGGTGAGGGCGATCGGACGGTCGCGCAGGTTGACCATCTGAGCTTGGCCTATGGCGAGGTTCAGGCCCTTGACGACGTCACTCTGTCCATTCCCGCAGGCCGGATGGTCGGATTGATCGGACCTGACGGCGTTGGCAAATCAAGCCTTCTGGCTTTGCTATCCGGCGCCAAGGTAATCCAGCAAGGGCAGGTGCATGTCCTTGATGGCAGCATGCAAGATCCGGTCCACCGGCGCCAAGTCTGTCCACGAATTGCATACATGCCGCAAGGGCTGGGCAAGAACCTGTATCCAACGCTATCGGTCTTCGAGAACATAGATTTTTTCGGCAGGTTGTTCGGGCATGACCGGCAAGAACGCGAGCGCCGCATTGACGACCTGCTTCTGTCCACTGGGATGTCCGAATTCCGGGATAGGCCCGCTGCCAAGCTATCTGGCGGGATGAAACAGAAGTTGGGACTGTGCTGCGCGCTGATCCATGACCCTGACTTCCTCATACTTGATGAGCCGACCACTGGGGTCGACCCACTTTCGCGGCGCCAGTTCTGGGAACTGATCGACGACATCCGAACAGACCGTCCGAGCATGAGCGTGATCGTTGCCACCGCCTATATGGAAGAAGCGGCGCGTTTCGACTGGCTGGTGGCAATGAATGCCGGCCAGGTGCTGGACGCGGGCACGCCTGACGAATTGCTGAGGCGGACCGGAGCTTCAAACCTGGACGACGCCTTCATTGCTCTGCTTCCACAAGAAAGCCGAAAGAATCATACGCGTGTCTCGGTCCCCGCGCGCGGCGAGGCCTGCGGGAATGACGTGGCGATCGAAGCTGATCATTTGACCATGACGTTCGGCGATTTCACTGCCGTGAACGATGTCAGCTTTCGGATCGAGAAGGGCGAGATATTCGGTTTCCTTGGATCGAATGGTTGCGGCAAGACCACAACGATGAAGATGCTAACCGGGCTGCTGGAACCAACAGATGGCCGAGCGAAGCTGTTCGGTCAAGAGGTGGACACCAACGATATGGCGACCCGCCAACGCGTCGGGTTCATGAGCCAGGCATTTTCTCTCTATTCCGAGCTGACGGTCGCACAAAATCTCGATCTGCATGCGCGGCTCTTCGGAATGGACGAAGCGATCATCTCGACGCGTATTGACGAAATGGTGGGTCGCTTCGAACTGGACGAAGTGCTCCATACCTTGCCGGAGTCACTGCCGCTGGGAATTCGCCAGCGGTTGTCTCTCGCTGTGGCGCTGATCCATGGCCCTGAAATCTTGATCCTCGACGAACCAACTTCGGGCGTTGACCCGATCGCTCGCGACGGTTTCTGGCAAATCCTGTCGGATCTGTCGCGCAATGATGGCGTGACGATATTCGTGTCCACGCACTTCATGAACGAGGCCGCACTTTGCGATCGGATTTCGCTGATGCATGCGGGTCGGGTTCTGGTGAGCGATACTGTAGAACAGATCACCGCGTCGAAGAACGCAACGACCCTTGAGGATGCATTCATCGCGTATCTCGAAGAAGCGATTGGTGAAACCGCCGCTCCCGCCAAAACTAGTGATGGCATTGTCACACGCGAAGCCGAGAACAGCGAAGACGCTCCGGTCCCCATGGGGGCGTTCAGCCTGCGCCGGATGCTTAGCTACACCAGATTGGAAGCGCTTCAGCTTCGGCGCGATCCAATCAGGCTGACAATGGCGCTGGTCGGCAGTTTGATTCTGATGTTCGTCATCGCCTATGGCATCAACACGGATGTAGAGGATCTTCGCTTCGCCGTTCTGGATCGTGATCAGACAACAACAAGCCGAAGTTACGCGCTTGATATTGCGGGTTCACGCTACTTTGATCAGGAATCGGCGCTGATAGACTATGACGACATGGATGCGCGCATGCGGACTGGTGATCTGGATCTCGCGATAGAAATACCAGCCGGGTTTGCCCGCGATATTGCTCGCGGAAATAACGTCGAGGTCGGCGTCTGGATCGACGGAGCCAATCCATCGCGCGCGGAGACCGTCAGCGGCTATGTGCAGGGTATTCATGCGGATTGGTTAACCCGCATCGCACGTGAAACCTATGGGAGAGCGGCAACCGAAGGAAATTTCAATCTTGTCACTCGGTTCCGCTACAATCCGGACGTCAAAAGCATCGTTGCCATCGCACCCGCCGTCATCCCGTTGCTGCTGCTGATCATTCCCGCGATCCTCACGACATTGAGCGTGGTCCGAGAAAAGGAACTCGGTTCCATCGTGAACTTTTACGTCACGCCGGTTACCCGATTGGAATTCCTGCTGGGCAAGCAACTGCCATATGTCATTCTGGCAATGCTCAACTTCGCGATGTTGACAGCGTTTGCGATCTACTTTTTCAAGGTGCCGTTTACAGGCAGCATCTTGGCCTTTTCGCTTACGGCATTTTTGTATGTCATGGCGACGACATCTATCGGGCTGCTGATCTCTACCTTTATTTCCAGTCAGGTCGCTGCGCTCTTTGCGACGGCATTGCTGACGATGATCCCGGGAGCACAATATTCCGGGTTAATCGATCCCGTATCGTCCCTGCAGGGGGCTGGCAGGTTCATCGGGGAAATCTACCCGACGACTTACTTCATCATAGCGTCGCGTGGAACGTTTTCGAAAGAATTGGGACTTGGCGATCTAACCAATGTTGTCGTCGCACTTTCG
This genomic window from Qingshengfaniella alkalisoli contains:
- a CDS encoding V-type ATP synthase subunit B, which encodes MSDTLISYTHVLSIIGDILRIRLPEREGVGTERPAYGDLAEVRDVDGRARLAKVVKLADGEASLQVFSGSKGISTRATVRFLGHPPQVAFSDNILGRVFGGEGTPIDGGPSLEMDGRIEIGGPSANPVRRRLASRMIRTGVPMIDVFNSLVESQKIPIFSVSGEPFNQLLARIGIQADADIVVFGGLGLLFDDYWRFRRTFEDAGVFSRTVMFVNQASDPMVERILIPDMALAVAERFAVEEKKRVLVLMTDMTAYADALKEVGISMDRVPSNRGYLGDLYSQMARRYEKAADFEGAGSVTILTVTTMPGGDVTHPVPDNTGYITEGQFYLHDGVIDPFGSLSRLKQHVIGKETREDHSAVMNTMIRFYSEARDAQQKQAMAFDLSGYDQQLLKFGALFRSRFMDIDVVMPLDEALDLGWQTMAECFASEQLLMKQTLVDKYFPKTAGAA
- a CDS encoding V-type ATP synthase subunit D, translating into MPRLTLNKAQLAKEKSALAMYRRYLPSLDLKRRQLMAERKRTEERIAALRREEAERVDGIGAAIPMLADRGIDLSGLATLKFVRLGERNVAGQRVPVVEEIEVEVAPYGRLGRPHWVDLTAERLRDVLRLRVEARVAEREIELLDAALAKVTQRINLFEKVLIPRTRANIRRLGIVLGDMERSAVVNAKIGKRKREAAGP
- a CDS encoding V-type ATP synthase subunit I; this translates as MTIEPMKRATLCGLAREKDEMLAALQGLGCLHLVPLRDPAPLDAPDAAARRRTAAAWRHLETAPRRRRPWPVDKTVDFDATIDAALANKERLRKAHDLRDALTRRIDDLEAFGDFELPPEPALRGRKLWFYILPVKERRALDALDLPWAVVAREQAKLYVAVISTTEPPPDLLPVPRVHTGSRALSSLYGALEAAEIEIEQAEAEREELTRSRLILGVRLAAGEDEDDRRAASGMTLDETRFFAVQGWAPAAAAQELGELAAAHGLALRLEDPDPDDRPPTLLKNPGRFEEVGALTSFYMTPDYRAWDPSLIVFASFALFFSMILADAGYAAVLAALVWLFRRKIGSGEAGRRLRFMLFVVLGTAFAYGVAAGSYFGVEPREGGILNRIAFIDVNDFETMMRVSVLIGVLHVCIANGEVAWRRRGGPEIVVRLGWMALTIGGLLLWLGASAIGAVLAVGGLAAVFLASAAQRPIVRPRDWIMRLADGALSLTDVTKLFGDVLSYMRLFALGLASASLAATFNNLAGELAENVAGIGVFLALIVLVFGHVVNLALGILSGVVHGLRLNFIEFFGWGLSDEGYPFKAFARKERTS
- a CDS encoding ATP synthase subunit C; this translates as MNELVIALGWIGIFGPMALGAVGSIIGCAVAGQAAIGAMLETDGGYGRFVGISAMPSSQIIFGIVIMFSLNQEVTATNGGGLFAIGFLAGITLMMSGVWQGRACASAIAAAKDKPEIFGLSLAPAAIVEGFAVFAFVFALVLAGSLPG
- a CDS encoding V-type ATP synthase subunit A translates to MTGDSPSNGPTARISAVQEDIVRLRLTDPETQAMVKNEVVYVRPARNPDERLKAEVLRISGDQADAQVYESTGGIELGDGVEQSGRLLSVSLGPGLLGQVYDGLQNPLEPLAVAHGTFLPRGIELPGLDSTAKWAFSPSRRIGEKVTGGDTLGTVPEGVIQHKIMVPFDIDEEVELTWLRGGSVTVEDPVARLRDAAGVERTVTLRQDWPVRLSLPRRLIESKRSERLYPDTPMITSQRLIDTFFPIAQGGTACIPGPFGAGKTVLQNLISRHADVDVVIVVACGERAGEVVETITEFPRLRDPRTGGSLMDRTVIICNTSSMPVASREASIYTGLTIGEYYRQMGLRTLLIADSTSRWAQAMRETSGRLEEIPGEEGFPAYLDSSIKGVYERAGLIRTNDGSTGALTMIGTVSPAGGNFEEPVTQSTLSAVKCFLGLSADRAYKRFYPAVDPLLSWSRYREQLAPWFAEQMGPDWGARVQAMETLLSRGEDIAQMMQVTGEDGVTLDDFVTYQAALFLDMVFLQQDAFDEVDSSVPLARQKAQFDGVHAAVTRSYAFADKAAVRDYFTRLTGLYKNLNYAAQGSQDEERLLDEIAALDRTVPIFAHGADSEAAAP
- a CDS encoding HlyD family secretion protein — its product is MSRKWIWVGTVAVVIVGAYLAWNKLANPGLPAEIATGNGRIEATEIDISARLAGRIDEILVEEGDAVQRGDVLVHMDVVQLTAQRRKAEAARRRAEIAIETANSQVTQTEAQKAAAEATVEEAQAVADAASARVARTERLAATSVLSQQVLDDDRASDRQAQAGLASAKASLAAAEAAIGTAKAQVVDAEAAVEAAQAEIDYVTAQIDDSTLISPRSGRIQYRIAQEGEVVSAGGRILSLVDLRDVYMTFFLPTSQAGLVNVGSEVRLAMDALPGYVLPASISFVADVAQFTPKTVETAEEREKLMFRVRARINHELLEKYIQYVKTGLPGQAYVRLDPNVEWPDFLSNVVE